A genomic segment from Syntrophotalea acetylenivorans encodes:
- a CDS encoding two-component system sensor histidine kinase NtrB has product MPAIPKDATLYLRVLENMEEAVIAIDRQGKIVLYNPAAQICTGLSEKQALGKCYQTLFKNQTKLLELVETALKKSRSLFNHEDLMLVRSTGAPLPVRVSLSPNFDQHGDPDGVILMLRDLTQVRELQEAIRRSETLSMLGTLAAGLAHEIKNPLGGIKGAAQLLNMELPPESTLKEYTSVMTREVDRVNDIIEELLDLERPPSPRLGAVNLGRLLSDIVLLQKESQRPKQVDFQLKLDPSIPAIRADEKLLVRLFLNLIKNAAEAVDHGGQVIICSRIASQFRYNKPGEKPVPLVVIEVKDNGSGITPEQMEHMFTPFYTTKDRGTGLGLAICQKIVSDHGGFLKVESQPGEGTQFSVSLPMLRPKTNQEATS; this is encoded by the coding sequence ATGCCCGCTATTCCAAAAGACGCCACCCTCTACCTACGGGTATTGGAGAATATGGAAGAAGCGGTTATCGCTATTGACCGGCAGGGAAAAATAGTCTTGTACAACCCTGCCGCCCAAATCTGCACCGGTCTTTCAGAAAAACAAGCTCTTGGTAAATGTTACCAGACCCTGTTTAAAAATCAGACCAAGCTACTTGAATTAGTCGAAACAGCTTTAAAGAAAAGTCGCTCCCTGTTCAACCATGAGGATCTGATGTTGGTGCGTTCCACTGGTGCCCCCCTGCCGGTGCGGGTGTCCTTATCACCTAATTTCGACCAGCACGGTGACCCCGACGGTGTTATTCTGATGCTGAGGGATCTCACGCAGGTGAGGGAACTGCAGGAAGCCATTCGTCGCTCGGAAACGCTCTCGATGCTTGGCACCCTGGCGGCAGGTCTGGCCCACGAGATAAAAAACCCTTTAGGGGGAATCAAGGGCGCGGCACAACTTCTGAATATGGAGCTGCCTCCCGAAAGCACTCTGAAAGAGTATACCTCAGTAATGACCCGCGAAGTAGACCGGGTCAACGATATCATCGAAGAACTCCTCGACTTGGAGCGACCCCCTTCACCCCGTTTAGGCGCGGTGAATCTTGGCCGGTTGCTTTCCGATATCGTCTTGTTACAAAAAGAGAGTCAGCGTCCGAAGCAGGTGGATTTCCAATTAAAGCTCGATCCGAGTATTCCAGCCATTCGAGCGGACGAAAAATTGCTTGTCAGACTATTTCTCAATCTGATCAAAAATGCCGCCGAAGCCGTCGACCACGGAGGCCAAGTGATTATTTGCAGTCGCATCGCTTCCCAGTTTCGTTACAATAAGCCAGGGGAAAAACCGGTACCTCTGGTAGTTATTGAGGTCAAGGATAACGGTTCGGGCATTACACCCGAGCAGATGGAACATATGTTCACCCCCTTTTACACCACAAAGGACCGCGGCACAGGCCTTGGCCTGGCCATTTGCCAGAAGATCGTCAGCGATCATGGCGGATTTCTCAAAGTAGAAAGCCAACCCGGGGAAGGAACACAGTTTTCAGTTTCACTGCCCATGTTGCGTCCCAAAACCAACCAAGAAGCCACCTCCTAA
- the dusB gene encoding tRNA dihydrouridine synthase DusB yields the protein MQIGCLPLKNNILLAPLAGITDLPYRLIMRRYGIDLTFTEMISANGLVRAGRNTEALLLSTAEDHPLGVQLFGDDPQVLARAAAQVEDRGELIDLNLGCPVKKVVRSGAGSALLQDPAKVAQVVAAVRRATSRPLTVKLRSGWDSSSINYLEIGRIAEAEGADALTLHPRTRSQAFSGRADWSHIKKLKNAVTVPVIGSGDIVRAEDAEAMLAETGCDGIMLGRGCYGNPWLISSILARREGRPCPAPDPLQRLEAVRCHFELFVRHFGEQKALFDMRKHLCWYSRGLPKAAAFRTLINATRSFAELQQATEDFFLAAIDSVET from the coding sequence ATGCAAATAGGTTGCCTTCCTTTAAAAAATAACATTCTACTGGCTCCGCTGGCCGGTATCACCGACCTGCCTTATCGCTTAATAATGCGGCGTTATGGCATTGATTTAACTTTCACTGAAATGATCAGTGCCAATGGCTTGGTTCGTGCAGGTCGCAATACTGAAGCACTGCTGCTCAGCACGGCGGAAGACCATCCCCTGGGCGTTCAACTGTTTGGCGACGATCCCCAGGTATTAGCCAGGGCCGCGGCCCAGGTTGAAGATCGCGGCGAATTGATCGATTTAAACCTCGGTTGCCCGGTAAAAAAGGTGGTTCGCTCCGGAGCCGGCAGTGCCCTGTTGCAAGATCCTGCCAAGGTAGCGCAGGTTGTTGCCGCTGTGCGGCGTGCCACCAGCCGCCCGCTCACTGTAAAACTGAGATCAGGCTGGGACAGTTCATCGATTAACTATCTGGAGATCGGCCGCATCGCCGAGGCAGAGGGCGCTGATGCTCTGACCCTGCATCCACGCACCCGCAGCCAGGCCTTTTCCGGCCGAGCTGACTGGAGCCATATCAAAAAGCTAAAAAACGCAGTGACAGTGCCGGTGATCGGAAGTGGCGATATTGTCCGCGCCGAGGATGCGGAGGCCATGCTTGCCGAAACCGGTTGCGATGGCATAATGCTCGGCCGCGGTTGCTACGGCAACCCCTGGTTGATTAGTTCTATCCTGGCAAGACGGGAAGGTCGGCCCTGCCCTGCTCCCGACCCGCTACAGCGACTCGAAGCGGTCCGTTGCCATTTCGAATTGTTCGTCCGTCATTTCGGGGAGCAAAAAGCTCTCTTCGACATGCGTAAGCACCTTTGCTGGTATTCACGGGGATTGCCCAAAGCCGCCGCTTTCCGCACCCTGATTAATGCAACCCGCTCTTTTGCCGAGCTCCAGCAAGCGACAGAAGATTTTTTCCTTGCTGCTATAGATTCTGTGGAGACTTAA